A window from Streptomyces sp. NBC_00271 encodes these proteins:
- a CDS encoding fibronectin type III domain-containing protein gives MPMRRRAALVTLISTVLALGIPGAVSSAQPATSDLYVSPSGNDHANGTARHPVRTLERARDLVRERVTGMKGDLTVHLASGTYRRTTPLTLDARDSGTGGHQVIWQGTGNTVVSGGRQVQGWRPVAGRPGLWSAPAPQGLTDTRQLYVDGVRAQRARGAVPVTLTQTATGYTASSDTLAHWKHPSDAEFVYTSGESLWNVERNGLGQWTEPRCRVAATEGTTITMVQPCWDNSNKRVEFPDIPGRTVSMVGPGHLTNGGRATYIENAYELLDQPGEWYLDRTAHRVYYLPRKGENLARADVEAAQAEKLIDGRGTATAPVHDLAFRGLQFSYATWLTPSGPEGFSEIQAGYTITGEKGWATQGLCQYVEGGTCPFASWTKMPGNVSFTHGQRIAFSDDVFAHLGASGLDLGTGSKDSTVSGSVFTDISGNGLEIGGVDGQTPASGVRVTDNHLYGLPREFHGGVAILNGWTQSTTIAHNQIDHVGYSSVSLGWGGWPDKIGDPATPNPSHDNTVRDNLIFDYMQMLDDGGGIYTQGLTGTSLADGEKVTGNVIHDQWGLGKNVYTDNGCTYETVEGNVLYNASYANVASRHTDYRDTLGNNDPTLVKDNWWEEGTADGDNKGLVTTGNKIMAAPSDVPSQIIGNAGLEPAHRGLLNRRVGADSTPEAPSRVGTSTAGVDALYVTFNPSFVDGGSPVTGYTARAYDASGRQVGEQAVGAAEFKRTAVVRIGGLPASAGPLTVTVTANNAHGTSAPSLASLPLTPTAVTALPGVPTGPKLRTASTAATVAWTPPTATGDAKVVGYRVTVSDGRAPIDVTGRDVLVGQPSAKGMFRVIGGLRPATSYTVTIATVTAAGTGPAATVTATTKA, from the coding sequence ATGCCCATGCGCCGAAGAGCCGCCCTAGTCACCCTGATCTCCACGGTCCTGGCCCTCGGAATTCCGGGCGCCGTGTCCTCCGCCCAGCCCGCGACCTCCGACCTCTACGTCTCCCCGAGCGGGAACGACCACGCGAACGGCACCGCCCGCCACCCCGTACGCACCCTGGAACGCGCCCGCGACCTCGTCCGCGAGCGCGTCACGGGGATGAAGGGCGACCTGACGGTCCACCTCGCCTCGGGTACCTACCGGCGGACCACACCCCTCACCCTCGACGCCCGGGACTCGGGCACCGGCGGCCACCAGGTGATCTGGCAGGGCACCGGGAACACCGTCGTCAGCGGTGGTCGACAGGTCCAGGGCTGGCGCCCGGTCGCCGGGAGGCCGGGCCTGTGGTCCGCGCCCGCTCCCCAAGGCCTCACCGACACCCGGCAGTTGTACGTCGACGGGGTGCGCGCCCAGCGCGCCCGCGGGGCCGTGCCGGTGACCCTCACCCAGACCGCCACCGGATACACGGCGTCCTCCGACACACTCGCGCACTGGAAGCACCCCTCCGACGCCGAGTTCGTCTACACCAGCGGCGAGTCCCTGTGGAACGTCGAGCGCAACGGCCTGGGCCAGTGGACCGAGCCGCGCTGCCGCGTCGCCGCCACCGAGGGCACCACGATCACGATGGTCCAGCCGTGCTGGGACAACTCCAACAAGCGGGTCGAGTTCCCGGACATCCCCGGCCGCACGGTCAGCATGGTCGGGCCCGGCCACCTCACCAACGGCGGCAGGGCGACGTACATCGAGAACGCCTACGAACTCCTGGACCAGCCCGGCGAGTGGTACCTCGACCGCACCGCGCACCGGGTCTACTACCTGCCCCGCAAGGGCGAGAACCTCGCGCGCGCCGACGTCGAGGCGGCACAGGCCGAGAAACTGATCGACGGACGGGGCACGGCCACCGCGCCCGTCCACGATCTCGCCTTCCGAGGCCTGCAGTTCAGCTACGCCACCTGGCTCACCCCCTCGGGGCCCGAGGGCTTCTCCGAGATCCAGGCGGGCTACACCATCACCGGCGAGAAGGGCTGGGCGACCCAGGGCCTGTGTCAGTACGTCGAGGGCGGCACCTGCCCCTTCGCGTCCTGGACCAAGATGCCGGGCAACGTCTCCTTCACCCACGGGCAGCGCATCGCGTTCAGCGACGACGTCTTCGCCCATCTCGGCGCCTCCGGCCTCGACCTGGGCACCGGCTCGAAGGACTCCACGGTCAGCGGCAGCGTCTTCACCGACATCTCCGGCAACGGACTGGAGATCGGCGGAGTGGACGGACAAACCCCGGCCTCCGGAGTGCGGGTGACGGACAATCACCTCTACGGCCTGCCCCGCGAGTTCCACGGTGGCGTGGCGATCCTCAACGGCTGGACCCAGAGCACCACGATCGCCCACAACCAGATCGACCACGTCGGCTACAGCTCCGTCTCGCTCGGCTGGGGCGGCTGGCCCGACAAGATCGGCGACCCGGCGACCCCCAACCCCAGCCACGACAACACGGTCCGCGACAACCTGATCTTCGACTACATGCAGATGCTCGACGACGGCGGCGGCATCTACACCCAGGGACTGACCGGCACCTCCCTGGCCGACGGCGAGAAGGTCACCGGCAACGTCATCCACGACCAGTGGGGCCTGGGCAAGAACGTCTACACCGACAACGGCTGCACCTACGAGACGGTCGAGGGCAACGTCCTCTACAACGCCTCCTACGCCAACGTCGCCTCCCGTCACACCGACTACCGCGACACCCTCGGCAACAACGACCCGACCCTCGTCAAGGACAACTGGTGGGAGGAGGGAACCGCCGACGGCGACAACAAGGGCCTGGTGACGACCGGCAACAAGATCATGGCGGCCCCGTCCGACGTACCGTCGCAGATCATCGGCAACGCGGGACTCGAACCCGCCCACCGTGGACTGCTGAACCGCCGCGTCGGCGCCGACTCCACCCCGGAGGCCCCCTCCCGTGTCGGTACGAGCACGGCGGGCGTCGACGCCCTGTACGTGACCTTCAACCCGAGCTTCGTGGACGGCGGTTCACCGGTGACCGGCTACACGGCGCGGGCGTACGACGCGTCCGGGCGCCAGGTGGGCGAACAGGCCGTCGGCGCGGCCGAGTTCAAGCGCACGGCGGTCGTACGGATCGGTGGACTGCCCGCGTCGGCCGGCCCGCTCACGGTCACCGTCACCGCGAACAACGCCCACGGCACCAGTGCCCCGTCGCTCGCCTCGCTCCCGCTGACCCCGACCGCCGTGACCGCGCTGCCGGGCGTACCGACCGGCCCCAAGCTGCGTACGGCGTCCACCGCGGCCACCGTGGCCTGGACCCCGCCGACGGCGACCGGCGACGCCAAGGTCGTCGGCTACCGCGTCACCGTCTCCGACGGCCGCGCCCCGATCGACGTCACGGGCCGGGACGTGCTGGTCGGCCAGCCCTCCGCGAAGGGCATGTTCCGGGTGATCGGAGGCCTCAGGCCTGCCACCTCGTACACCGTCACGATCGCGACGGTGACGGCGGCGGGCACGGGACCGGCGGCCACTGTGACGGCCACCACCAAGGCGTGA
- a CDS encoding sirohydrochlorin chelatase has product MTSRPVLLVIAHGSRDPRHAATVHALVRRVRARRPGLRVETGFLDFNIPSVPAVLESLAAESVRDVVALPLLLTRAFHAKADIPAVLREAPARLRIRQAEVLGPSPLLTAALERRLYEAGLTPADKSSTGVVLASAGSTDPEAIAVIAEIAREWRHTGWCAVRPAFASASLPRTEDAVRELRALGCARVAVAPYVLAPGFLPDRIARGAAEADVLADVLGPAPEVARVLLERYDEARVPLLAALGA; this is encoded by the coding sequence ATGACGAGTCGCCCGGTCCTCCTGGTCATCGCCCACGGCAGCCGCGATCCGCGCCATGCCGCGACGGTGCACGCCCTCGTACGGCGTGTGCGGGCCCGGCGTCCGGGCCTGCGCGTGGAGACCGGCTTCCTCGACTTCAACATCCCCTCGGTGCCGGCGGTGCTGGAGTCCCTGGCGGCGGAGAGCGTACGCGATGTAGTGGCCCTCCCCCTTCTCCTCACCCGCGCCTTCCACGCGAAGGCGGACATCCCGGCGGTCCTGCGGGAGGCCCCGGCACGGCTGCGCATCCGCCAGGCGGAGGTGCTCGGCCCCTCCCCCCTGCTGACGGCGGCGCTCGAACGCCGACTGTACGAGGCGGGGCTGACCCCCGCCGACAAGTCCTCGACGGGGGTCGTGCTGGCCTCCGCGGGGTCCACCGACCCGGAGGCGATCGCGGTGATCGCAGAAATCGCGCGGGAGTGGCGGCACACCGGTTGGTGCGCCGTGCGGCCCGCGTTCGCCTCCGCATCCCTTCCGCGCACCGAGGACGCGGTGCGCGAACTGCGCGCCCTCGGTTGCGCACGTGTCGCCGTCGCCCCCTACGTCCTCGCCCCCGGCTTCCTCCCGGACCGCATCGCCCGCGGGGCCGCCGAGGCGGACGTACTGGCCGACGTACTGGGCCCGGCGCCGGAGGTGGCACGGGTCCTGCTGGAGCGGTACGACGAGGCACGCGTCCCGCTGCTGGCGGCGCTCGGCGCCTGA
- a CDS encoding ABC transporter permease, with product MASTETKADAADQHVKDSTGSDMAGLEAGLDALETAAHSGRPGFRQTFVEKILPPLVAIALVLVVWQALISFKVVTDPSKLPSPSDVWGEVKNAWLQGTLLGYIWTSVSRGLVGFLFALVIGTPLGLLVARVKFVRAAIGPILSGLQSLPSVAWVPPAVIWLGLNNSMMFAVILLGAVPSIANGLVSGVDQVPPLFLRAGRTMGATGLRGTWHIVMPAALPGYLAGLKQGWAFSWRSLMAAEIIASSPDLGIGLGQLLENGRTASSMSMVFLAIFLILFVGIAIDLLIFSPLERWVLRSRGLLVKS from the coding sequence ATGGCCAGCACTGAGACGAAGGCCGACGCGGCCGACCAGCACGTCAAGGACAGCACCGGCAGCGACATGGCGGGCCTGGAAGCGGGCCTCGACGCCCTGGAGACGGCCGCGCATTCGGGTCGGCCGGGCTTCCGCCAGACCTTCGTCGAGAAGATACTGCCGCCGCTCGTAGCCATCGCCCTGGTGCTGGTGGTGTGGCAGGCGCTGATCTCGTTCAAGGTCGTCACCGACCCGAGCAAGCTGCCCTCCCCGTCCGACGTCTGGGGCGAGGTCAAGAACGCCTGGCTGCAGGGCACGCTGCTCGGTTACATCTGGACGAGTGTCTCGCGCGGTCTGGTCGGGTTCCTGTTCGCCCTGGTGATCGGTACGCCGCTGGGTCTGCTGGTGGCCCGGGTGAAGTTCGTCCGCGCCGCGATCGGCCCGATCCTCTCCGGGCTCCAATCGCTGCCGTCCGTGGCCTGGGTGCCGCCGGCCGTCATCTGGCTGGGCCTGAACAACTCGATGATGTTCGCGGTGATCCTGCTCGGTGCCGTCCCGTCCATCGCCAACGGCCTGGTGTCGGGCGTGGACCAGGTGCCGCCGCTGTTCCTGCGGGCGGGCCGCACGATGGGCGCGACGGGCCTGCGCGGGACCTGGCACATCGTGATGCCGGCCGCGCTGCCCGGCTATCTCGCCGGTCTGAAGCAGGGCTGGGCGTTCTCCTGGCGCTCCCTGATGGCGGCGGAGATCATCGCCTCCTCCCCCGACCTGGGCATCGGCCTCGGTCAGCTGCTGGAGAACGGCCGCACCGCCAGTTCCATGTCGATGGTCTTCCTCGCCATCTTCCTCATCCTGTTCGTCGGTATCGCCATCGACCTGCTGATCTTCAGCCCGCTGGAGCGGTGGGTGCTGCGCAGCCGCGGTCTCCTGGTGAAGAGCTGA
- a CDS encoding ABC transporter ATP-binding protein gives MATTLAKAADGAEVVEHAARIEHVSKSFAGPAGPQLVLDDITLDVAPGEFVTLLGASGCGKSTLLNLVAGLDAPTAGSITTNGRPALMFQEHALFPWLTAGKNIELALRLRGVAKSERRDRAEELLELVRLKGAYGKRVHELSGGMRQRVALARALAQDSQILLMDEPFAALDAITRDVLHDELTRIWRETRLSVLFVTHNVREAVRLAERVVLLSSRPGRVAHEWRVDIPQPRRIEDAAVAELSVEITEQLRGEIRRHGQH, from the coding sequence ATGGCCACGACCCTCGCCAAGGCCGCCGACGGCGCCGAAGTGGTGGAGCACGCCGCCCGGATCGAGCATGTCTCGAAGTCCTTCGCCGGACCCGCGGGGCCCCAGCTCGTCCTCGACGACATCACCCTCGATGTCGCGCCGGGCGAGTTCGTCACCCTCCTGGGGGCCTCGGGGTGTGGAAAGTCGACGCTGCTCAACCTGGTCGCGGGCCTCGACGCCCCGACCGCGGGCAGCATCACGACCAACGGGCGTCCGGCCCTGATGTTCCAGGAGCACGCCCTCTTCCCGTGGCTGACCGCGGGCAAGAACATCGAGCTCGCGCTGCGGCTGCGCGGCGTCGCGAAGTCCGAACGCCGCGACCGTGCGGAGGAGTTGCTCGAACTCGTCCGGCTGAAGGGCGCGTACGGGAAGCGGGTGCACGAGCTGTCCGGCGGTATGCGCCAGCGCGTCGCGCTGGCCCGCGCGCTCGCCCAGGACAGCCAGATCCTGCTGATGGACGAGCCGTTCGCTGCGCTGGACGCCATCACACGGGACGTCCTGCACGACGAACTGACCAGGATCTGGCGCGAGACGCGGCTGTCCGTCCTCTTCGTCACCCACAACGTGCGTGAGGCGGTGCGGCTGGCCGAGCGGGTCGTCCTGCTGTCCTCGCGCCCGGGCCGGGTGGCCCACGAGTGGCGGGTCGACATCCCGCAGCCGCGTCGCATCGAGGACGCGGCCGTGGCGGAGCTGTCCGTCGAGATCACCGAACAACTGCGTGGGGAGATCCGCCGCCATGGCCAGCACTGA
- a CDS encoding aliphatic sulfonate ABC transporter substrate-binding protein: MPAIRSNLVRRGIAAAVALPLLALAACSYGSDSKDSSSSKEKVAAGSSKIDGVDTVKIGYFGNLTHATALVGRQEGLFQKALGGTKAEYSIFNAGPSEIEALNSGSIDIGWIGPSPAINGFTKSQGKSLRIIGGSASGGVKLVVNPKKIKSLKDVKGKKIATPQLGNTQDVAFLNWIADQGWKVDAQSGKGDVSVVRTDNKITPDAYKSGSIDGAWVPEPTASKLVAEGGKVLLDEASLWPDKKFVITNIIVSQKFLKEHPKVVEAVLKGSVDTNKWINANPDQAKAAANAQLKVDSGKELPAKVLDPAWKSIQITNDPLAATLNTEAEHAVKAGLLEKPDLGGIYDLTLLNKVLGAAGESTVADAGLGVK, encoded by the coding sequence GTGCCTGCCATCCGCTCCAACCTCGTACGCCGTGGCATAGCCGCCGCCGTCGCACTCCCCCTGCTCGCGCTCGCCGCGTGCAGCTATGGCTCCGACTCCAAGGACTCCTCGTCCTCGAAGGAGAAGGTCGCCGCCGGATCCTCGAAGATCGACGGTGTCGACACCGTGAAGATCGGCTACTTCGGCAACCTCACGCACGCGACCGCTCTGGTCGGCCGCCAGGAAGGCCTCTTCCAGAAGGCGCTGGGCGGCACGAAGGCGGAGTACTCCATCTTCAACGCGGGCCCCTCCGAGATCGAGGCGCTCAACTCGGGCTCGATCGACATCGGTTGGATCGGCCCCTCGCCCGCGATCAACGGCTTCACCAAGTCCCAGGGCAAGAGCCTGCGCATCATCGGCGGTTCGGCGTCCGGCGGCGTGAAGCTCGTGGTGAACCCGAAGAAGATCAAGTCCCTGAAGGACGTCAAGGGCAAGAAGATCGCGACCCCGCAGCTCGGCAACACGCAGGACGTGGCGTTCCTCAACTGGATCGCGGACCAGGGCTGGAAGGTCGACGCGCAGAGCGGCAAGGGCGACGTCTCGGTCGTCCGTACGGACAACAAGATCACCCCGGACGCCTACAAGTCCGGCTCCATCGACGGCGCCTGGGTGCCGGAGCCGACCGCGTCCAAGCTGGTCGCCGAGGGCGGCAAGGTCCTGCTCGACGAGGCCTCGCTGTGGCCCGACAAGAAGTTCGTGATCACGAACATCATCGTGTCGCAGAAGTTCCTCAAGGAGCACCCGAAGGTCGTCGAGGCCGTGCTGAAGGGCTCGGTCGACACCAACAAGTGGATCAACGCCAACCCCGACCAGGCGAAGGCGGCGGCCAACGCCCAGCTGAAGGTCGACTCCGGCAAGGAGCTCCCGGCGAAGGTGCTCGACCCGGCCTGGAAGTCCATCCAGATCACCAATGACCCGCTGGCCGCCACCCTCAACACCGAGGCGGAGCACGCGGTGAAGGCGGGCCTGCTGGAGAAGCCGGACCTGGGCGGGATCTACGACCTCACGCTCCTGAACAAGGTCCTGGGGGCCGCGGGCGAGAGCACGGTCGCCGACGCCGGCCTCGGCGTCAAGTAA
- a CDS encoding sulfate adenylyltransferase subunit 1, whose protein sequence is MTSTTEPTEPLSVEQLSATTLLRFATAGSVDDGKSTLVGRLLHDSKSVLTDQLEAVERVSASRGQDTPDLALLTDGLRAEREQGITIDVAYRYFATARRRFILADTPGHVQYTRNMVTGASTADLAVVLVDARNGVIEQTRRHAAVAALLRVPHVVLAVNKMDLVEYKESVFAAIAEEFTAYASELGVPEITAIPISALAGDNVVDASANMDWYGGPTVLEHLETVPVSHDLGHCHARLPVQYVIRPQTAEHPDYRGYAGQIAAGSFRVGESVTVLPSGRTTKVAGIDLLGKPVDVAWTPQSVTLLLEDDIDVSRGDLIVPSKDAPPTTQDVEATVCHVADQPLTVGHRVLLKHGTRTVKAIVKDIPSRLTLDDLSLHPHPGQLVANDIGRVKIRAAEPLPLDSYADSRRTGAFILIDPADGTTLTAGMVGESFAAPQPVKDEGDDDGWDF, encoded by the coding sequence ATGACCAGCACCACCGAACCCACCGAGCCGCTGTCGGTCGAGCAGTTGTCGGCGACCACGCTCCTGCGCTTCGCGACCGCCGGTTCCGTCGACGACGGCAAGTCCACGCTGGTCGGACGACTGCTGCACGACTCCAAGTCGGTCCTGACGGACCAGCTGGAGGCCGTCGAGCGCGTCTCGGCGAGCCGCGGCCAGGACACCCCCGACCTCGCCCTCCTCACCGACGGCCTGCGCGCCGAGCGCGAGCAGGGCATCACCATCGACGTCGCCTACCGCTACTTCGCGACGGCGCGCCGCCGGTTCATCCTCGCCGACACCCCCGGGCATGTGCAGTACACCCGGAACATGGTCACCGGCGCCTCGACCGCCGACCTGGCCGTCGTCCTCGTCGACGCCCGCAACGGCGTCATCGAGCAGACCCGCCGGCACGCCGCCGTCGCCGCACTGCTGCGTGTCCCGCACGTGGTCCTCGCCGTCAACAAGATGGACCTCGTCGAGTACAAGGAGTCCGTCTTCGCGGCGATCGCCGAGGAGTTCACGGCGTACGCCTCCGAGCTGGGCGTTCCCGAGATCACCGCGATCCCGATCTCGGCGCTCGCCGGTGACAACGTGGTGGACGCCTCCGCGAACATGGACTGGTACGGCGGCCCGACGGTCCTGGAGCACCTGGAGACGGTCCCGGTCAGCCACGACCTGGGGCACTGCCACGCCCGTCTGCCCGTGCAGTACGTGATCCGCCCGCAGACCGCCGAGCACCCCGACTACCGGGGGTACGCCGGTCAGATCGCCGCCGGCAGCTTCCGGGTCGGCGAGAGCGTGACCGTGCTGCCCTCCGGGCGCACCACGAAGGTCGCCGGGATCGATCTGCTGGGCAAGCCCGTCGACGTGGCGTGGACCCCGCAGTCGGTGACCCTCCTGCTGGAGGACGACATCGACGTCTCGCGCGGCGACCTGATCGTGCCGAGCAAGGACGCGCCCCCGACCACGCAGGACGTCGAGGCGACCGTCTGCCACGTGGCCGACCAGCCGCTCACCGTCGGCCACCGGGTGCTGCTCAAGCACGGCACCCGCACGGTGAAGGCGATCGTCAAGGACATCCCGTCCCGGCTGACCCTCGACGACCTGTCGCTGCACCCGCACCCGGGTCAGCTGGTCGCCAACGACATAGGCCGCGTCAAGATCCGTGCCGCCGAACCGCTTCCGCTCGACTCGTACGCCGACTCCCGGCGCACCGGCGCGTTCATCCTGATCGACCCGGCGGACGGCACCACGCTGACCGCGGGCATGGTCGGCGAGTCGTTCGCCGCGCCGCAGCCGGTCAAGGACGAGGGCGACGACGACGGGTGGGACTTCTGA
- the cysD gene encoding sulfate adenylyltransferase subunit CysD, whose protein sequence is MTTVASVSEETDSSPYALSHLDALESEAVHIFREVAGEFERPVILFSGGKDSIVMLHLALKAFAPAAIPFTLLHVDTGHNFPEVLEYRDRTVEKHGLRLHIASVQDYIDRGILRERPDGTRNPLQTVPLTEKIQSERFDAVFGGGRRDEEKARAKERVFSLRDEFSQWDPRRQRPELWQLYNGRHAPGEHVRVFPLSNWTELDVWQYIAREGIELPEIYFAHEREVFQRSNMWLTAGEWGGPKDGETVEKRLVRYRTVGDMSCTGAVDSDATTLDAVITEIAASRLTERGATRADDKMSEAAMEDRKREGYF, encoded by the coding sequence ATGACGACCGTCGCCAGTGTCTCCGAGGAGACGGACAGCAGCCCGTACGCGCTCTCGCACCTGGACGCCCTGGAGTCGGAGGCCGTCCACATCTTCCGTGAGGTCGCGGGCGAGTTCGAACGGCCGGTGATCCTCTTCTCCGGCGGCAAGGACTCCATCGTCATGCTGCACCTCGCCCTGAAGGCCTTCGCCCCCGCCGCGATCCCCTTCACCCTGCTGCACGTCGACACCGGACACAACTTCCCCGAAGTCCTCGAATACCGCGACCGCACCGTCGAGAAGCACGGACTGCGGCTGCACATCGCCTCCGTACAGGACTACATCGACCGCGGAATCCTGCGCGAACGCCCCGACGGCACCCGCAACCCCCTGCAGACCGTGCCCCTCACCGAGAAGATCCAGTCCGAGCGCTTCGACGCCGTCTTCGGCGGCGGACGCCGCGACGAAGAGAAGGCCCGCGCCAAGGAACGCGTGTTCTCACTGCGCGACGAGTTCTCCCAGTGGGACCCCCGACGCCAGCGCCCCGAACTGTGGCAGCTCTACAACGGCCGCCACGCCCCCGGTGAACACGTCCGCGTCTTCCCCCTCTCCAACTGGACCGAACTGGACGTCTGGCAGTACATCGCCCGCGAAGGCATCGAACTGCCCGAGATCTACTTCGCGCACGAGCGCGAGGTCTTCCAGCGGTCGAACATGTGGCTGACCGCCGGTGAGTGGGGCGGCCCGAAGGACGGCGAGACGGTCGAGAAGCGGCTCGTCCGCTACCGGACCGTCGGCGACATGTCGTGCACCGGCGCCGTCGACTCCGACGCGACCACGCTGGACGCCGTGATCACCGAGATCGCCGCCTCCCGGCTCACCGAGCGGGGCGCCACCCGCGCCGACGACAAGATGTCCGAGGCCGCGATGGAAGACCGCAAGCGCGAGGGGTACTTCTAG
- the cysC gene encoding adenylyl-sulfate kinase → MTTTTQISQEQQVTTGATIWLTGLPSAGKTTIAYELAGRLRDEGHRVEVLDGDEIREFLSSGLGFSREDRDTNVQRIGFLAELLSRNGVKALVPVIAPYADSREAVRGRHQTGGTPYLEVHVATPVEVCSVRDVKGLYAKQAAGEISGLTGVDDPYEEPVSPDLRIESHTQSVQESAAALHALLTERGLA, encoded by the coding sequence ATGACCACGACCACCCAGATCTCCCAGGAGCAGCAAGTGACGACCGGAGCCACCATCTGGCTCACGGGTCTGCCGAGCGCCGGCAAGACCACCATCGCGTACGAGTTGGCCGGCCGGCTGCGCGACGAGGGCCACCGTGTCGAGGTGCTCGACGGCGACGAGATCCGCGAGTTCCTCTCGTCGGGCCTCGGTTTCTCGCGCGAGGACCGCGACACGAACGTGCAGCGGATCGGATTCCTCGCCGAGCTGCTCTCCCGCAACGGCGTCAAGGCGCTCGTCCCGGTGATCGCGCCGTACGCCGACAGCCGCGAGGCGGTCCGGGGGCGTCACCAGACCGGCGGCACCCCGTACCTGGAGGTGCACGTGGCGACGCCGGTCGAGGTCTGCTCCGTACGCGATGTGAAGGGGCTGTACGCCAAGCAGGCCGCGGGGGAGATCTCGGGGCTGACCGGCGTCGACGACCCGTACGAGGAGCCCGTGTCGCCCGATCTGCGCATCGAGTCGCACACCCAGTCCGTGCAGGAGTCCGCGGCCGCGCTCCATGCGCTGCTCACCGAAAGGGGTCTCGCATGA
- a CDS encoding phosphoadenylyl-sulfate reductase has protein sequence MTTIQKDREDQDGREGRTAEDLKRLAEQAGRDLEDASALEILQWAVETFGKTFCVTSSMEDAVVAHLASRAQPGDSQVDVVFLDTGYHFPETIGTRDAVEAVMDVNVITLTPRQTVAEQDAEYGPKLHDRDPDLCCALRKVKPLEEGLTRYDAWATGLRRDESPTRANTPVVGWDEKRQKVKISPIARWTQDDVDAYVAEHGVLTNPLLMDGYASVGCAPCTRRVLEGEDARAGRWAGRSKTECGLHG, from the coding sequence ATGACGACGATTCAGAAGGATCGGGAAGATCAGGACGGCCGGGAAGGCCGTACTGCGGAGGACCTGAAGCGCCTCGCCGAGCAGGCGGGGCGCGACCTCGAGGACGCCTCGGCCCTGGAGATCCTCCAGTGGGCCGTCGAGACCTTCGGCAAGACGTTCTGCGTGACCTCCTCCATGGAGGACGCGGTCGTCGCCCACCTCGCCTCCCGCGCCCAGCCGGGCGACAGCCAAGTCGACGTGGTCTTCCTCGACACCGGCTACCACTTCCCCGAGACCATCGGCACCCGGGACGCGGTCGAGGCCGTGATGGACGTCAACGTCATCACCCTCACCCCGCGTCAGACCGTCGCCGAGCAGGACGCCGAGTACGGCCCCAAGCTGCACGACCGCGACCCCGACCTGTGCTGCGCCCTGCGCAAGGTCAAGCCCCTGGAAGAGGGCCTGACCAGGTACGACGCCTGGGCGACCGGACTGCGCCGCGACGAGTCCCCGACCCGGGCGAACACCCCGGTCGTCGGCTGGGACGAGAAGCGGCAGAAGGTCAAGATCTCGCCGATCGCCCGCTGGACGCAGGACGACGTGGACGCGTACGTCGCCGAGCACGGCGTCCTCACCAACCCGCTGCTGATGGACGGCTACGCCTCCGTCGGCTGCGCGCCCTGCACCCGCCGTGTGCTGGAGGGCGAGGACGCCCGCGCCGGCCGCTGGGCGGGACGTTCCAAGACCGAGTGCGGGCTGCACGGATGA